A region of Desulfovibrio sp. DNA encodes the following proteins:
- a CDS encoding DVU_1557 family redox protein yields the protein MSMGPNYAPDGGQWVCCRCNVPLEQGKVPVFYLNSAFDVILPRCPKCGLTQTPKSLAEGKMVEVEALLEDK from the coding sequence ATGAGCATGGGCCCCAATTACGCGCCCGACGGCGGCCAATGGGTATGCTGTCGCTGCAATGTGCCCCTTGAACAGGGCAAGGTTCCGGTTTTTTACCTCAACAGCGCTTTTGACGTCATTTTACCGCGCTGCCCCAAGTGCGGCCTGACCCAGACGCCAAAATCCCTGGCTGAAGGCAAGATGGTTGAGGTGGAAGCTCTGCTGGAAGACAAATGA
- the trsM gene encoding DVU_1556 family methyltransferase — MSALWESESFRRVAGTVWRPGGTALTLRGLELCRSLCGLAPGGLVLDMGCGCGATLELLRQAGYDVMGLDRQVQPEAVSAADEACGGIIRADMARLPLAAGSVDGLVCECVLSLLADPLDVLRQCLRALRPGGVLLFSDLTRRDAEASAIPARVRGLEQNSATSAGAQPEGADPVFSAAQGTGASCMEGARPAALWERYLKQAGFQIATYEDHSRALVELAARMVWYGETGSGGLGISGGCSCSASASGGGRKYGYGLWIAQKERA; from the coding sequence ATGAGCGCCCTGTGGGAGAGTGAATCCTTCCGCCGCGTGGCTGGCACTGTCTGGCGTCCCGGCGGCACGGCCCTGACCCTGAGGGGCCTTGAACTGTGCCGCAGCCTCTGCGGCCTTGCGCCCGGCGGCCTTGTGCTGGACATGGGCTGCGGCTGCGGGGCCACCCTGGAGCTGCTGCGACAGGCCGGATATGACGTGATGGGTCTGGACAGGCAGGTGCAGCCCGAAGCCGTGAGTGCGGCTGACGAAGCCTGTGGGGGGATCATCCGGGCGGACATGGCCCGGTTGCCTCTGGCGGCAGGCAGCGTTGACGGACTTGTGTGCGAATGCGTACTTTCTTTGCTGGCAGACCCGCTGGACGTGCTGCGGCAGTGTCTGCGCGCACTGCGCCCAGGCGGCGTGCTGCTGTTCAGCGACCTTACACGGCGCGATGCAGAGGCTTCTGCCATACCGGCGCGCGTGCGCGGCCTGGAGCAAAATTCCGCAACCAGTGCAGGGGCGCAGCCAGAAGGCGCTGATCCCGTTTTTTCCGCTGCGCAGGGCACGGGCGCATCCTGCATGGAGGGCGCGCGTCCTGCGGCGCTGTGGGAGCGGTATCTCAAGCAGGCGGGCTTTCAGATCGCGACGTATGAGGATCACAGCCGGGCGCTGGTGGAACTGGCCGCCCGCATGGTCTGGTATGGGGAAACCGGCTCCGGGGGCTTGGGTATTTCGGGCGGGTGTTCCTGTTCCGCTTCCGCCTCTGGCGGGGGGCGCAAATACGGCTATGGATTGTGGATAGCACAAAAGGAGAGAGCATGA
- a CDS encoding DVU_1555 family C-GCAxxG-C-C protein — MNPMMMELLPLVHEGYCCSQLLMLLMLQARDQENPDLVRAVHGLCHGIGQSDGPCGLLTGGACTLALVAGKGAAIETPHAMLTPLLNDYATWFYERTNAYGGQSCSQIAAGLGAASGAPGEAPNPVACGDLLAECWEKIIELVQSYDLDIMPAS, encoded by the coding sequence ATGAATCCGATGATGATGGAGCTTCTGCCTCTGGTGCACGAGGGCTATTGTTGTAGTCAGTTGCTGATGTTGCTTATGCTTCAGGCCCGCGATCAGGAAAATCCCGACCTTGTGCGGGCGGTTCATGGCCTTTGCCATGGCATAGGCCAATCGGACGGGCCTTGCGGCCTGCTCACTGGTGGCGCCTGCACCCTGGCGCTGGTGGCCGGCAAAGGGGCCGCCATTGAAACGCCGCACGCCATGCTTACGCCCCTGCTCAACGATTACGCCACATGGTTTTATGAACGCACCAATGCTTACGGCGGCCAAAGTTGCAGTCAAATAGCCGCCGGGCTTGGCGCGGCGTCGGGCGCGCCGGGCGAAGCGCCCAATCCTGTGGCCTGCGGCGACCTGCTGGCCGAATGCTGGGAAAAGATTATCGAACTGGTTCAGAGCTATGATCTGGACATCATGCCTGCGTCATGA
- a CDS encoding radical SAM protein, translating to MILRRTQSLCPVCLRRLDAVYALAQDDPHCVELRKTCPEHGLFSVPVWRTAAQDPTDHAGQPVAGEQGGVPVPAFESWSRPKSPSYPLHPCTAIAEGCPFDCGLCPAHAQHTCTGLVEVTMRCNMTCPICYAGAGGSGREDGADPDLACIASQLDALKTASGPCNVQISGGEPTVRDDLPQIIGLARARAFGLVQVNTNGLRLAEEEGYAATLRQAGLDSVYLQWDGVSDGAFRTLRGRPCLDFKRRAVEACARAGLGVVLVATLVRGVNDNEVGDLLRLALRMGPAVRGLHVQPAAFFGRYPWRLDEAPRLTLPEVMACFTRQAPDLVRPEHLHPPGCENELCSFSAVYRRNDAALSAPVGERAKDAPPALQWLPDAGQSCCSPRPQSADAAGSGAGDASALGASLADTGVPPSAEEGARKAKQFVALHWRGDGTAAEKADGQSSGPGAASADLDGFSRFLAQAGAERRFTLSAMAFQDALSLDIERVRGCCIHVLRRDGRMIPFCLHNLTAQNGTRLYAEDIS from the coding sequence ATGATTTTGCGCCGAACCCAGAGTCTGTGCCCGGTCTGTCTGCGGCGGCTGGACGCCGTGTACGCGCTGGCGCAGGACGATCCGCATTGTGTTGAACTGCGCAAAACCTGCCCCGAGCACGGCCTGTTCAGCGTGCCTGTATGGCGCACGGCTGCCCAGGATCCGACAGACCACGCAGGCCAGCCCGTAGCCGGGGAGCAGGGCGGCGTGCCTGTTCCTGCGTTCGAATCCTGGTCGCGCCCCAAAAGCCCTTCCTATCCTCTGCATCCCTGCACGGCCATAGCCGAGGGCTGCCCCTTTGACTGCGGCCTGTGCCCGGCGCACGCGCAGCATACCTGTACGGGCCTTGTGGAAGTGACCATGCGCTGCAATATGACCTGTCCCATCTGCTATGCGGGCGCGGGGGGATCAGGGCGGGAGGACGGCGCGGATCCTGATCTGGCCTGCATCGCCAGCCAGCTGGACGCGCTCAAAACTGCGTCCGGCCCGTGCAACGTGCAGATTTCCGGCGGCGAACCCACGGTGCGTGACGATCTGCCGCAGATCATCGGCCTTGCGCGCGCGAGGGCCTTTGGCCTTGTGCAGGTCAATACCAACGGGTTGCGACTGGCCGAAGAAGAGGGCTATGCCGCCACATTGCGTCAGGCCGGGCTGGATTCGGTCTATCTGCAATGGGACGGCGTGAGCGACGGGGCATTCAGGACGCTGCGCGGCCGCCCCTGCCTCGATTTCAAGCGCCGCGCCGTGGAAGCCTGCGCCCGGGCTGGCCTTGGCGTGGTGCTGGTGGCAACCCTTGTGCGCGGTGTCAATGACAATGAGGTGGGCGACCTGTTGCGCCTGGCCCTGCGTATGGGGCCAGCGGTGCGGGGCCTGCACGTGCAGCCAGCCGCGTTTTTCGGGCGCTACCCCTGGCGTCTGGATGAGGCCCCAAGGCTCACCCTGCCGGAGGTTATGGCCTGCTTTACCCGGCAGGCTCCCGATCTTGTGCGCCCGGAGCATCTGCACCCGCCGGGGTGCGAAAACGAACTGTGCTCCTTCAGCGCTGTCTATCGGCGTAACGATGCCGCGCTCTCTGCCCCTGTAGGCGAAAGGGCCAAGGACGCGCCGCCAGCGCTCCAATGGCTGCCGGACGCGGGCCAGTCCTGCTGCTCGCCGCGCCCGCAAAGCGCGGACGCCGCCGGTTCCGGCGCAGGGGATGCGTCTGCCCTGGGGGCCTCTTTGGCGGATACTGGCGTGCCGCCGTCAGCGGAAGAGGGCGCGAGAAAGGCAAAGCAGTTCGTGGCCCTGCACTGGCGCGGCGACGGCACTGCAGCGGAAAAGGCAGACGGACAGTCATCGGGCCCGGGCGCTGCCAGCGCTGACCTGGACGGGTTCAGCCGGTTTTTGGCCCAGGCCGGGGCCGAACGGCGCTTCACATTGTCCGCCATGGCTTTTCAGGACGCGCTGAGCCTGGATATTGAGCGCGTACGGGGGTGCTGCATCCACGTTTTGCGGCGTGACGGGCGCATGATACCCTTTTGCCTGCACAACCTGACAGCACAGAACGGCACACGGCTGTATGCGGAGGACATCTCATGA
- a CDS encoding phenylacetate--CoA ligase family protein, which yields MNLPSSSVAGASSRETASRDPSARDSSARASSAAAAPGRGFRNPLDGWLAGQCGVQDADANTLVRTLREARARALTRCLNHAAAHSAFYARNLAGYDLDGFTPEDMRGLPFTTADDLARWEDFLCVSRGDVQRMVTLRTSGTTGSPKRLAFTEADLARTVDFFRVGMSQLVRAGQKLAVLLPGAARPDGVADLLRQSLSPCGVEVCTPPQELLVPVKSSQGLAKRAAPVLPMQENPLQEGAFCATGSCPSARVTPPQGALAGIHPNIVQWLDEVRPHCLVAAPGQLEGLLRHFPKSGPPGLCGLLSSADRLDPVLGHVLSTVWNCTVLDHYGLTETAYGGAVECPAHDGYHLRLLDIVVEIVDFCGDEPLPPGETGEVVITTLEREAMPLIRYRTGDVACLLPGPCACGSPLPRLGPVQGRLERCGNRVRVVQMPKGGTQTGASVRQDRSGHDGPYCTVGDCEGLM from the coding sequence ATGAATTTACCTTCCTCATCTGTTGCCGGGGCTTCTTCGCGTGAAACTGCTTCGCGTGATCCTTCCGCGCGTGATTCTTCTGCGCGCGCCTCTTCCGCTGCTGCGGCTCCGGGCCGGGGGTTTCGCAATCCTCTTGACGGCTGGCTGGCGGGGCAGTGCGGCGTGCAGGACGCAGACGCCAACACCCTGGTGCGCACCCTGCGTGAAGCCCGCGCCCGCGCCCTGACCCGTTGCCTGAACCACGCGGCGGCCCACAGTGCCTTTTATGCCCGCAATCTGGCCGGATACGACCTCGATGGCTTCACTCCCGAGGATATGCGCGGCCTGCCTTTCACCACGGCTGACGATCTGGCCCGGTGGGAGGATTTTCTTTGCGTGTCGCGTGGCGATGTGCAGCGCATGGTGACCTTGCGCACGTCCGGCACCACGGGCAGCCCCAAGCGGCTGGCCTTTACCGAAGCAGACCTTGCCAGAACCGTTGATTTTTTTCGCGTGGGCATGTCGCAACTGGTGCGGGCCGGGCAAAAACTGGCGGTACTGTTGCCAGGGGCGGCACGCCCCGATGGCGTGGCAGACCTGCTGCGCCAGTCTCTGAGTCCGTGCGGCGTGGAGGTGTGCACCCCGCCGCAGGAACTGCTGGTTCCTGTCAAAAGCTCACAAGGCTTGGCGAAAAGGGCGGCGCCAGTGCTGCCCATGCAGGAAAATCCGCTGCAGGAGGGCGCGTTCTGCGCCACTGGCTCGTGTCCGTCAGCAAGAGTGACGCCGCCGCAGGGGGCGCTGGCAGGCATCCACCCGAATATTGTGCAGTGGCTCGACGAGGTGCGGCCGCACTGTCTCGTGGCCGCGCCAGGACAACTGGAAGGATTACTGCGCCATTTTCCCAAGAGTGGCCCTCCGGGGCTTTGCGGCCTGCTCAGCAGCGCGGACAGGCTTGATCCCGTGCTGGGGCACGTGCTGTCCACAGTATGGAACTGCACAGTGCTTGACCACTACGGGCTTACGGAAACGGCCTATGGTGGCGCGGTGGAGTGCCCGGCCCATGACGGCTATCATTTGCGTCTGCTGGATATTGTTGTGGAAATTGTAGATTTTTGCGGCGATGAACCGCTGCCGCCTGGCGAGACAGGTGAAGTTGTCATCACCACGCTGGAGCGCGAGGCCATGCCCCTTATCCGTTACCGCACGGGTGACGTGGCCTGTCTTTTGCCCGGGCCGTGCGCCTGCGGCAGCCCCTTGCCGCGTCTTGGGCCGGTGCAGGGCAGGCTTGAGCGCTGCGGCAACCGCGTGCGTGTGGTGCAGATGCCCAAGGGCGGCACTCAGACGGGGGCGTCTGTCCGCCAGGATCGCTCGGGTCATGACGGGCCGTATTGCACTGTGGGCGACTGCGAAGGCTTGATGTGA
- a CDS encoding NTP transferase domain-containing protein: MTARVLILAAGQASRMGRVKALLPLPLGADGEFCSALEGLARLFRQLGIEHISVVTGWHAESIEPAAQALGLAVVRNPRPEEGMFSSVCAGLSALAAGDPALAETPVLVQPVDVPLVRPMTIQALLEAHASDPESVLVPTFAGQEGHPPLLSARHLAHVLHHERVGAENGLRGALEGLPVRHIPVADGLMLPDMDRPEDYERMKLLALRRDVLRPDEALELLRLHGVPERGVRHGRAVGTVAAALAKALAEVRRAKNSVLEGVTVPNPGRDPGRDSGRDSGRDSGRDPGRSSDCGACRNSGPDSGPDSDFAPGFALDPDLALAGGLVHDICKGEKGHEAAAGRLFRHLHLPVMAHLVEDHRDLTLPDDQPITERELVFLADKYCYGGSFVPVRQRFEQKLESLGAEVAQAIRGRMDRALAMEARLARELGCPTGEQGVRGHDQGRAQGQFPQAGQAPQPPQAGQTAQAPQSHQAGQAGQTPQSYQAGQAGQSPLFAHTSCSPHPPYPSYPTYPPCPTYPPYPEDIARAALAALAVQETQAQGDRAPFAPMPR; the protein is encoded by the coding sequence GTGACGGCTCGCGTTCTGATACTGGCCGCAGGGCAGGCGTCTCGCATGGGCAGGGTCAAGGCTCTTCTACCGCTACCGCTGGGTGCGGACGGGGAATTTTGTTCGGCGCTGGAGGGGCTGGCGCGCCTTTTTCGGCAACTGGGCATCGAGCATATTTCGGTCGTCACAGGCTGGCACGCGGAAAGCATTGAACCGGCAGCGCAGGCGCTCGGCCTTGCCGTGGTGCGTAATCCCAGGCCGGAAGAGGGCATGTTTTCCTCCGTCTGCGCCGGGCTGTCGGCACTGGCGGCAGGCGATCCGGCACTGGCGGAAACGCCCGTACTGGTGCAGCCCGTGGACGTGCCGCTCGTGCGGCCCATGACCATACAGGCCCTGCTCGAGGCCCATGCGTCCGACCCGGAAAGTGTTCTTGTACCAACCTTCGCCGGGCAGGAGGGGCATCCGCCACTTTTGTCAGCCCGCCATCTGGCGCATGTGCTGCACCATGAGCGCGTCGGGGCTGAAAATGGCCTGCGGGGCGCTCTTGAAGGTTTGCCCGTGCGTCACATCCCCGTGGCGGACGGGCTTATGTTGCCGGATATGGACAGGCCTGAAGACTATGAACGCATGAAGCTCCTGGCCTTGCGCAGGGATGTTTTGCGGCCGGACGAGGCCCTGGAACTGCTGCGCCTGCATGGAGTGCCTGAAAGGGGGGTGCGTCATGGCCGTGCCGTGGGCACGGTGGCCGCGGCCCTGGCAAAAGCCCTGGCTGAGGTGCGGCGCGCAAAGAATTCTGTTCTGGAAGGTGTTACTGTCCCCAACCCTGGCCGTGATCCTGGCCGTGACTCTGGCCGTGATTCTGGCCGTGATTCTGGCCGTGATCCTGGCCGTAGCTCTGACTGTGGCGCGTGCCGTAATTCTGGCCCTGACTCTGGCCCTGATTCGGATTTTGCCCCTGGTTTTGCCCTTGACCCTGATCTTGCCCTGGCCGGGGGGCTGGTGCACGATATCTGCAAGGGCGAAAAAGGGCATGAGGCCGCAGCGGGTCGATTATTTCGCCATCTGCACCTGCCTGTCATGGCGCACCTTGTGGAAGATCACCGGGACCTGACCTTGCCCGACGACCAGCCCATCACCGAAAGGGAACTGGTTTTTCTGGCTGACAAATACTGTTACGGCGGAAGCTTTGTGCCAGTGCGTCAGCGTTTTGAACAAAAGCTGGAAAGCCTCGGGGCTGAAGTGGCTCAAGCCATCAGAGGGCGCATGGATCGGGCTCTGGCCATGGAAGCCCGGCTTGCCCGCGAACTTGGCTGCCCCACAGGCGAGCAGGGTGTTCGGGGCCATGACCAGGGCCGCGCGCAGGGCCAGTTTCCGCAGGCTGGGCAAGCCCCCCAACCCCCGCAGGCTGGGCAGACTGCGCAAGCCCCGCAGTCTCATCAGGCTGGGCAGGCTGGGCAAACCCCGCAGTCTTATCAGGCTGGGCAGGCTGGGCAGTCGCCGTTGTTTGCGCACACTTCGTGCTCACCGCACCCTCCATATCCCTCATATCCCACATATCCCCCATGTCCCACATATCCCCCATATCCCGAGGACATAGCCCGCGCCGCTCTGGCGGCATTGGCCGTTCAGGAAACTCAGGCGCAGGGCGACCGCGCGCCGTTTGCCCCCATGCCACGGTAA
- a CDS encoding histidine phosphatase family protein produces the protein MNGMWLVRHGALPPNPERRIVGNRDIPLSPAGQRQIRALAHDFMPILAGRLAAVVSSDLGRCRETTSILLTGNEWTASPPPVHFEPGLRELDMGQWQGLTKAEIDARFPGQYDVRGRDFAHFQPEGGESFAQLQSRALEAVRRWRRHYPTGILLVVAHAGVIRSLLAHYMALPLDDALRIPQEYACRTFVPEW, from the coding sequence ATGAACGGCATGTGGCTTGTGCGTCACGGCGCTTTGCCGCCCAATCCTGAGCGGCGCATCGTGGGAAACCGCGATATCCCGCTCAGCCCGGCCGGGCAGCGGCAGATACGCGCTCTGGCTCATGACTTCATGCCCATATTGGCGGGAAGACTGGCGGCAGTGGTGTCCTCGGATCTGGGGCGTTGCCGTGAGACCACGTCCATTCTTCTGACCGGAAATGAATGGACCGCCAGCCCGCCCCCTGTACATTTTGAACCAGGACTGCGCGAACTGGACATGGGCCAGTGGCAGGGCCTGACAAAGGCCGAGATTGACGCGCGCTTTCCCGGACAGTACGACGTGCGGGGCCGGGATTTTGCCCATTTTCAGCCAGAGGGCGGCGAGAGCTTCGCGCAATTGCAAAGCCGCGCCCTTGAAGCCGTGCGCCGCTGGCGGCGGCACTATCCCACAGGCATTCTGCTGGTAGTGGCACACGCTGGCGTTATCCGCAGCTTGCTGGCCCACTATATGGCCCTGCCGCTTGACGACGCCCTCCGTATCCCTCAGGAATACGCCTGCCGCACCTTTGTGCCGGAATGGTAA
- a CDS encoding SMR family transporter, which yields MTQTFTSFFSLSLLLVVLAATLDVLANLLLAKSGGFRRRWLGFFSLALVGLAFYCLSLAVRHMDLAVAYAMWGSFGILGTSLGGWLFFSQKLRPCAFAGMALLMTGMALLHMS from the coding sequence ATGACGCAAACCTTCACGTCCTTTTTCAGCCTTTCACTACTGCTGGTTGTGCTGGCCGCCACGCTGGACGTGCTGGCAAACCTTTTACTGGCAAAATCCGGCGGCTTTCGCCGCCGCTGGCTGGGCTTCTTTTCACTGGCGCTTGTGGGCCTGGCTTTTTACTGTCTTTCGCTGGCCGTGCGCCATATGGATCTGGCCGTGGCCTACGCCATGTGGGGCAGCTTTGGAATCCTTGGCACATCCCTTGGCGGCTGGCTGTTTTTCAGCCAGAAGCTGCGGCCCTGCGCCTTTGCTGGCATGGCTTTGCTCATGACAGGCATGGCGCTTTTGCATATGAGTTGA
- a CDS encoding multidrug efflux SMR transporter, translating to MLVTKPRHWFCLMGAIVFEVAGTTVMKMAQGWNFTHAALLGLTLMWLAIALSYYLLAKATTGLPVGVAFAFWEGFGLTLITLCSVVLLGESMTVKRALGLVCVLAGALLVHHGTGHGTGHGAGHGPGLETVDGAEDRAENGTGHRTGRGKKDANALIHPAARPTSAAGCTPKQFRAGVRA from the coding sequence ATGCTTGTGACCAAACCCCGCCACTGGTTCTGCCTTATGGGAGCCATTGTTTTTGAAGTGGCCGGAACCACGGTAATGAAGATGGCGCAGGGCTGGAATTTTACCCATGCCGCCCTCTTGGGACTGACGCTCATGTGGCTGGCCATTGCCCTTTCCTACTATCTGCTGGCAAAAGCCACCACCGGCCTGCCCGTGGGCGTGGCCTTCGCCTTTTGGGAGGGGTTTGGGCTGACGCTCATAACCTTGTGCAGCGTTGTCCTGCTGGGTGAAAGCATGACCGTCAAGCGCGCCCTTGGGCTTGTATGCGTGCTGGCGGGCGCTCTGCTTGTCCATCACGGAACAGGGCACGGGACAGGGCACGGGGCTGGGCACGGGCCTGGCCTCGAAACTGTAGACGGGGCCGAGGACAGGGCCGAAAATGGGACTGGACACAGGACTGGGCGTGGCAAAAAAGACGCCAATGCCCTCATCCATCCGGCTGCGCGTCCCACATCTGCCGCAGGCTGCACGCCGAAGCAGTTTCGGGCAGGGGTAAGGGCATGA
- the hisA gene encoding 1-(5-phosphoribosyl)-5-[(5-phosphoribosylamino)methylideneamino]imidazole-4-carboxamide isomerase yields the protein MILFPAVDIQNGKAVRLKQGRAHESTTFAESPVDAAKAWENAGARWLHVVDLDGAFDGAAQSRHIVRDICTALSIPVQLGGGIRDMKTAEGYLEAGVSRLIIGTLALEQPELFAAMCRAFPGQIGVSLDAEGGRLKSRGWVEDTGMTVDSALPRLLEDGAAFVIYTDIERDGMQCGVNVAALKHLAQLSTVPVIAAGGVATLEDVKNLYPLTLNTSLVGAVSGRALYEGTLNLEEANAWIDAQAGA from the coding sequence ATGATTCTGTTTCCTGCGGTAGATATTCAGAACGGCAAGGCCGTCCGCCTCAAGCAGGGACGCGCCCATGAAAGCACGACCTTTGCCGAAAGCCCCGTGGATGCGGCCAAAGCCTGGGAAAATGCCGGGGCACGCTGGCTGCACGTGGTCGACCTGGACGGCGCCTTTGACGGCGCTGCCCAAAGCCGCCACATCGTGCGGGATATCTGCACGGCCCTTTCCATCCCCGTGCAACTGGGCGGGGGCATCCGCGACATGAAAACAGCCGAAGGCTATCTTGAAGCCGGGGTCAGCCGCCTTATCATCGGCACCCTGGCTCTGGAACAGCCGGAGCTTTTCGCCGCCATGTGCCGCGCGTTTCCCGGCCAGATCGGCGTTTCACTGGATGCCGAAGGCGGCCGCCTCAAAAGCCGCGGATGGGTTGAAGATACGGGCATGACCGTTGATTCGGCCCTGCCCCGCCTGCTTGAAGACGGCGCGGCCTTTGTCATCTACACGGATATTGAACGCGACGGCATGCAGTGCGGCGTCAATGTGGCAGCTCTGAAACATCTGGCGCAGCTTTCCACCGTGCCCGTCATTGCGGCGGGCGGCGTGGCCACGCTTGAAGACGTAAAAAACCTCTACCCCCTTACCCTCAATACCAGCCTCGTCGGCGCGGTGAGCGGACGCGCCCTCTACGAGGGAACGCTCAACCTTGAAGAGGCCAATGCCTGGATCGACGCCCAGGCTGGTGCATGA
- a CDS encoding imidazoleglycerol-phosphate dehydratase gives MSTAPRTSTQARTSAETDIRLELTLDGQGKTDIRTGFGLLDHMLTLTAFWAGMDLTLICEGDMEVDAHHTAEDVGLTLGKSLLEALGDRAGIARVGYGRVPMDEALTEVTVDLSGRPWLEWRGDDLLPPVLAGEEKDLWREYYKALASGARCNLHVEMRYGKNGHHLLESAAKGLGLALAQAVRRHGTTIRSTKGGLD, from the coding sequence ATGAGTACCGCCCCGCGCACGTCCACACAGGCGCGCACCAGCGCCGAAACCGACATACGCCTTGAACTGACGCTGGACGGCCAGGGCAAAACGGATATCAGAACAGGCTTTGGCCTGCTGGATCACATGCTCACTCTGACGGCATTCTGGGCAGGCATGGACCTCACCCTCATCTGTGAGGGCGATATGGAAGTGGACGCCCACCACACCGCTGAAGACGTGGGCCTTACCCTGGGCAAAAGTCTGCTCGAAGCGCTGGGCGACAGGGCAGGCATTGCCCGCGTCGGCTACGGCCGCGTGCCCATGGATGAAGCCCTTACCGAAGTTACCGTAGACCTTTCAGGCCGCCCCTGGCTTGAATGGCGCGGCGACGATCTGTTGCCACCCGTACTCGCCGGGGAGGAAAAAGACCTCTGGCGTGAATATTACAAGGCTCTTGCAAGCGGCGCACGCTGCAATCTGCATGTGGAGATGCGCTACGGCAAGAATGGCCACCACCTGCTGGAATCCGCCGCCAAGGGTCTGGGCCTTGCACTGGCTCAGGCGGTGCGGCGGCACGGCACAACCATCCGCAGCACCAAGGGAGGTCTTGATTAA
- the tatC gene encoding twin-arginine translocase subunit TatC: protein MGLMDHLGELRMRIVRCCIAIVLGFFACWAVVDPIFNALVDPLLAVLPKGSHAIYTTLPEGFFTRMYIALVAGIFAASPVIFYQIWSFIAPGLYEEEKKYIIPIAVMSALFFACGGAFCYFVVFPYAFSFFVSFATEEIVAMPKVSDYLSFVLKLILAFGIIFEMPLFAFFLARMGVITGAMMRKARRYAILGIFVVAAILTPPDVVSQLLMACPMLVLYEISILVAAAFGRKPKKSEDEQSEGQEKQAAAGGTSDASKDAKAASTSEES, encoded by the coding sequence ATGGGCCTTATGGACCACCTTGGTGAACTGCGCATGCGCATCGTGCGCTGCTGCATTGCCATTGTTCTGGGATTTTTTGCCTGCTGGGCCGTGGTAGACCCCATTTTTAACGCTCTGGTGGACCCGCTGCTGGCCGTGCTGCCCAAGGGCTCGCACGCCATTTACACCACCCTGCCCGAAGGCTTTTTCACGCGCATGTACATTGCCCTGGTGGCGGGCATCTTTGCGGCCAGCCCGGTGATTTTTTATCAGATCTGGTCCTTCATCGCGCCGGGATTGTATGAAGAGGAAAAAAAATACATCATTCCCATTGCGGTGATGTCCGCCCTGTTCTTCGCGTGCGGCGGGGCATTCTGCTACTTTGTGGTCTTTCCCTACGCTTTCAGCTTTTTTGTGAGCTTTGCCACGGAAGAAATCGTGGCCATGCCCAAGGTCAGCGATTATCTGAGTTTTGTGCTCAAGCTTATTCTGGCCTTCGGCATCATCTTTGAAATGCCGCTTTTCGCCTTCTTTTTGGCCCGCATGGGCGTCATCACCGGCGCCATGATGCGCAAGGCACGGCGCTACGCCATCCTTGGCATCTTCGTCGTGGCGGCCATTCTTACACCGCCGGACGTGGTTTCGCAGCTTCTCATGGCTTGCCCCATGCTCGTGTTGTATGAAATAAGTATTTTAGTGGCCGCCGCTTTTGGCCGCAAACCCAAAAAGAGCGAAGACGAACAAAGCGAAGGCCAGGAAAAACAGGCCGCCGCTGGCGGAACTTCTGACGCATCCAAAGACGCCAAGGCCGCCAGCACCTCGGAGGAATCATGA
- the tatB gene encoding Sec-independent protein translocase protein TatB, translating into MFGIGSTELLVILVVALIVLGPKSMANISRTLGKALGEFRRVSTDFQRTLNAEVEEEEQKKRKKEAAQAAREAARAEAEAAAQAAAQAAGQAAGQTAGQTAEQAADQTPQADAQTTEPQDTPAAEAVLDTTAVHPEQPAEQAQASAEAQAASQHAPEAATEAEQPQASAASETANADAGVPVPPEGSPLAEALARTEAEARAAEARLAQTATASENGGKA; encoded by the coding sequence ATGTTCGGTATAGGCAGCACTGAGCTTCTGGTCATCCTTGTGGTGGCCCTGATTGTGCTTGGCCCCAAGAGCATGGCCAACATTTCGCGCACATTGGGCAAGGCTTTGGGCGAATTCCGCCGGGTTTCCACCGACTTCCAGCGCACCCTCAATGCCGAGGTTGAAGAGGAAGAACAGAAAAAGCGTAAAAAAGAGGCTGCCCAGGCTGCCAGAGAAGCCGCCAGAGCTGAAGCCGAAGCCGCCGCGCAGGCCGCCGCCCAGGCGGCTGGCCAGGCGGCTGGCCAGACAGCTGGACAGACTGCAGAGCAAGCTGCAGACCAGACGCCCCAGGCTGACGCGCAGACGACGGAGCCGCAAGACACCCCGGCGGCTGAGGCCGTGCTGGACACCACTGCGGTGCATCCCGAACAGCCTGCCGAGCAAGCCCAGGCTTCTGCCGAAGCCCAGGCTGCCAGCCAGCATGCGCCGGAAGCCGCAACCGAGGCAGAGCAGCCGCAGGCGTCTGCTGCCAGCGAGACGGCAAATGCCGACGCTGGCGTGCCAGTGCCGCCCGAGGGCAGCCCTTTGGCCGAAGCCCTTGCACGAACGGAAGCTGAAGCCCGCGCGGCGGAAGCCCGCCTGGCTCAGACCGCAACAGCCTCTGAAAACGGCGGCAAGGCATGA